A stretch of Paenibacillus peoriae DNA encodes these proteins:
- the recF gene encoding DNA replication/repair protein RecF (All proteins in this family for which functions are known are DNA-binding proteins that assist the filamentation of RecA onto DNA for the initiation of recombination or recombinational repair.): MFVNNIVLQQYRNYEQLELNEFGPVNLLIGQNAQGKTNLVEAIFVLALTKSHRTSRDKELISFGATSTHLAADVDKKYGKIRLDLALSTQGKKAKINGLEQRKLSDFIGSLNVVMFAPEDLEIVKGTPGVRRRFLDMEIGQVAPGYLYHLQQYQKVLVQRNNLLKQAWGKDMASVQLMLEVWNEQLVEHGVKIVKKRKQFITKLQKWAQAIHEGIAGGTEELKLTYVPSFSEPEEEDEAVLLERFMIKLSQMREQEIRRGMTLAGPHRDDLAFAINGREVHTYGSQGQQRTTALSLKLAEIELIHEEIGEYPVLLLDDVLSELDPYRQTQLIETFQSKVQTFITATGVETLNAERLKDANIYHVHDGHVEH; this comes from the coding sequence GTGTTTGTGAACAACATTGTTTTGCAGCAGTACCGGAACTATGAGCAGCTGGAACTGAATGAATTTGGTCCCGTTAATTTGCTGATCGGACAAAATGCGCAGGGCAAAACGAATCTGGTAGAGGCGATTTTTGTACTAGCTTTAACCAAAAGTCATCGAACGTCCCGCGACAAGGAGTTAATCTCTTTCGGGGCTACTTCCACTCACCTAGCCGCAGATGTGGATAAAAAATACGGGAAAATCAGACTGGATCTCGCGTTATCCACACAAGGCAAAAAAGCAAAGATCAACGGACTGGAGCAGCGTAAATTGAGCGATTTTATCGGTTCGTTAAATGTGGTCATGTTTGCACCTGAGGATCTGGAAATTGTGAAAGGAACACCGGGGGTTCGCCGCCGGTTTCTTGACATGGAAATCGGCCAGGTTGCGCCAGGCTATCTGTATCATTTGCAGCAATACCAGAAAGTATTGGTTCAGCGAAATAACCTGCTCAAGCAAGCTTGGGGTAAGGATATGGCGTCAGTGCAGCTGATGCTGGAGGTATGGAATGAGCAACTTGTTGAGCATGGTGTTAAAATTGTTAAAAAGCGGAAACAATTTATAACAAAGCTACAAAAGTGGGCTCAAGCTATTCATGAAGGGATCGCAGGTGGGACGGAAGAGTTAAAATTAACCTATGTTCCCTCCTTCAGTGAGCCAGAGGAAGAAGATGAAGCTGTCTTATTGGAGCGATTTATGATAAAGTTATCCCAAATGAGGGAACAGGAAATCCGCCGTGGCATGACTTTGGCGGGACCCCATCGTGATGATTTAGCCTTTGCCATTAACGGCAGAGAAGTGCATACGTATGGCTCTCAGGGGCAGCAGCGGACGACGGCCCTGTCCTTGAAGTTGGCCGAAATTGAGTTAATTCATGAGGAAATTGGTGAATATCCTGTCTTGCTGCTGGATGATGTTTTGTCCGAGCTGGATCCCTATCGTCAAACCCAGCTGATCGAGACCTTCCAAAGCAAAGTACAGACCTTTATCACGGCAACCGGGGTTGAGACTTTGAACGCAGAACGACTCAAGGATGCCAATATTTATCACGTCCACGACGGGCATGTGGAACACTAA
- the remB gene encoding extracellular matrix regulator RemB, protein MYIHLGGEKIIRSSELVAIFDISIEKSSKISKQYVNHAQQQKHVEMIGEEEAKSIVVTQNTVYYSPISSTTLKKRANQFVANA, encoded by the coding sequence ATGTATATTCATCTGGGTGGAGAAAAAATCATCCGCTCGTCAGAGCTTGTGGCTATTTTCGATATCTCGATTGAAAAATCCTCTAAAATCTCCAAGCAATACGTGAACCATGCCCAACAGCAAAAGCATGTCGAGATGATTGGCGAAGAGGAAGCCAAGTCCATCGTAGTTACTCAGAATACGGTGTATTATTCCCCCATCTCCTCAACAACACTCAAAAAGCGGGCAAACCAGTTTGTTGCCAATGCTTAA
- the gyrB gene encoding DNA topoisomerase (ATP-hydrolyzing) subunit B, with protein sequence MSMNQPSYDAGEIQVLEGLEAVRKRPGMYIGSTSAKGLHHLVWEVVDNSIDEALAGYCDSIQVVVHEDNSVTVTDNGRGIPVSEHAKMKKSALEVVMTVLHAGGKFGGGGYKVSGGLHGVGVSVVNALSSKMIVHVKRDGHLYEQEYHRGAPQYDVRVIGDTDETGTQTTFYPDDQIFTETTVYDYDTLQTRIRELAFLNKGIAISLTDERTGASDTFHYEGGISEYVQFLNQKREALHEQPIYVEGSRDMIQVEVALQYNDSYTENIYSFANNINTHEGGTHESGFKSALTRIINDYARKNGLIKDNNANLTGDDVREGLTAIISVKIPEPQFEGQTKTKLGNSEVRGIVESLFAEKLQEFLEENPSVSRRVVDKSLQAARAREAARKARELTRRKSALEISSLPGKLADCSSKDASISELYIVEGDSAGGSAKQGRDRHFQAILPIRGKILNVEKARLDRILSSDEIRSMVTAMGTGIGDDFDIAKARYHKVIIMTDADVDGAHIRTLLLTFFYRYMRKIIDAGYIYIAQPPLFKVERNKVVRYANSEAERDEIIREFGENAKYNVQRYKGLGEMNATQLWETTMDPESRTMLQVTVSDAMLADTLFNTLMGDNVEPRRDFIQEHAKYVKNLDF encoded by the coding sequence ATGTCTATGAATCAACCGTCTTATGATGCGGGCGAGATTCAGGTCCTTGAGGGCCTGGAGGCGGTTCGGAAACGTCCCGGGATGTATATTGGCTCCACAAGCGCCAAAGGTCTCCATCATCTGGTCTGGGAAGTTGTGGACAACAGCATTGACGAAGCGCTGGCGGGTTATTGTGACAGCATTCAAGTTGTGGTTCACGAAGATAACAGTGTTACCGTTACAGATAATGGACGTGGTATTCCAGTAAGCGAACACGCCAAAATGAAAAAATCTGCGCTGGAAGTCGTTATGACTGTGCTTCACGCAGGCGGTAAATTCGGAGGCGGAGGGTACAAGGTATCCGGTGGTCTGCACGGGGTTGGGGTATCGGTAGTGAACGCTCTCTCCAGCAAAATGATTGTTCATGTTAAACGAGACGGACATCTGTATGAGCAGGAATATCACCGTGGTGCTCCGCAGTATGATGTCAGAGTCATCGGTGATACAGACGAGACGGGTACCCAAACGACCTTCTATCCGGACGATCAAATCTTTACAGAAACGACCGTATATGATTATGATACGCTCCAAACGCGGATTCGTGAGTTGGCTTTCCTGAATAAAGGCATTGCAATCAGCTTGACTGACGAACGGACGGGAGCTAGCGATACATTCCATTACGAGGGCGGAATCAGTGAATATGTGCAATTCTTGAATCAAAAAAGAGAAGCGCTACATGAACAGCCGATTTATGTCGAAGGCTCGCGGGATATGATTCAAGTCGAAGTTGCATTGCAATATAACGACAGCTATACCGAAAATATTTATTCTTTTGCCAACAACATCAACACCCATGAGGGCGGAACTCACGAATCAGGTTTCAAGAGTGCATTAACCCGGATTATAAACGATTATGCACGTAAAAATGGCTTGATTAAAGACAACAATGCCAACCTGACCGGTGACGATGTGCGTGAAGGATTGACGGCAATTATCTCCGTCAAAATTCCAGAACCACAGTTTGAGGGTCAGACCAAGACAAAGCTGGGTAACAGTGAGGTGCGAGGGATTGTCGAATCCTTATTCGCAGAGAAACTCCAGGAGTTCCTAGAGGAAAATCCGTCTGTTTCCCGCCGCGTGGTAGATAAATCATTGCAAGCAGCACGTGCCCGGGAAGCAGCGCGTAAAGCGCGTGAGCTTACACGTCGCAAAAGTGCGCTGGAAATCAGTTCGCTCCCAGGCAAGTTGGCGGATTGCTCCTCTAAGGATGCTTCGATTAGTGAACTGTACATTGTCGAAGGTGACTCCGCAGGGGGATCAGCCAAGCAGGGGCGTGATCGTCACTTTCAAGCTATTTTGCCGATTCGTGGTAAAATCCTGAATGTTGAAAAGGCACGCTTGGACCGTATTTTGTCCAGTGATGAAATCCGGTCGATGGTAACAGCAATGGGTACAGGGATCGGAGACGACTTTGACATCGCCAAAGCCCGTTATCACAAGGTCATCATCATGACAGATGCGGATGTCGACGGCGCCCATATTCGTACGTTGTTGCTGACGTTCTTCTATCGGTACATGCGTAAAATCATTGATGCAGGCTATATTTATATTGCTCAACCACCATTATTCAAAGTAGAGCGTAACAAAGTTGTACGTTATGCGAACTCCGAGGCGGAACGTGATGAGATCATCAGGGAATTTGGAGAAAACGCGAAGTACAATGTACAGCGCTATAAAGGTTTGGGTGAGATGAATGCGACCCAACTTTGGGAAACTACGATGGACCCTGAGAGTCGTACTATGCTTCAGGTAACTGTCAGTGACGCGATGCTGGCTGATACACTGTTCAATACCTTGATGGGTGATAATGTAGAACCTCGTCGTGACTTTATCCAAGAGCATGCAAAGTACGTGAAAAATCTTGATTTCTAA
- the yaaA gene encoding S4 domain-containing protein YaaA, which yields MKPISIQTEYIKLDQFLKLADCVSTGGMAKALLQEGQVRVNGEPEERRGRKLYPGDTVEVEDNGSFEVTAGA from the coding sequence TTGAAACCAATATCTATACAGACCGAATACATCAAGCTCGATCAATTTTTAAAATTAGCCGATTGTGTATCCACAGGAGGCATGGCTAAAGCCCTGCTGCAAGAGGGACAAGTCCGTGTGAATGGTGAACCGGAAGAACGTCGTGGAAGAAAACTGTACCCAGGTGATACCGTAGAAGTAGAGGACAACGGAAGTTTCGAGGTTACAGCAGGAGCATGA
- the dnaA gene encoding chromosomal replication initiator protein DnaA, whose amino-acid sequence MDSHTSELWQQILSIIQTKLSKPSYDTWFKATKAAKLNDHSIVISAPTTFAVEWLESRYTKLVGATVYEILGKQLEVKFVIEENKPAEVDLQQQPQQQPVVHEEAVSHMLNPKYTFDTFVIGSGNRFAHAASLAVAEAPAKAYNPLFLYGGVGLGKTHLMHAIGHYILEHNPASKVVYLSSEKFTNEFINAIRDNRGESFRNKYRNIDILLIDDIQFIAGKESTQEEFFHTFNALHEERKQIIISSDRPPKEIPTLEERLRSRFEWGLITDIQPPDLETRIAILRKKARAENLDIPNEAMMYIANQIDTNIRELEGALIRVVAYSSLTNQDVSSHLAAEALKDIIPSSRPKMITIQDIQHQVGEFYNLRLEDFKARKRTKAVAFPRQIAMYLSRELTDYSLPKIGEAFGGRDHTTVIHAHEKISKSIQVDQDLFKVINNLIEKIKNPT is encoded by the coding sequence GTGGACAGCCATACCTCTGAACTATGGCAGCAAATTCTATCCATCATACAAACCAAGCTGAGTAAGCCGAGTTACGACACTTGGTTTAAGGCTACCAAGGCAGCGAAACTAAATGACCACTCCATTGTGATTTCTGCACCGACAACTTTTGCCGTGGAATGGCTTGAAAGCCGCTATACCAAGCTAGTCGGAGCAACGGTTTATGAGATTTTGGGCAAACAGCTAGAGGTCAAGTTCGTTATTGAAGAGAACAAGCCCGCCGAGGTCGACCTTCAGCAACAACCTCAGCAGCAGCCGGTCGTTCATGAAGAAGCTGTGTCCCATATGCTGAATCCCAAATATACATTCGATACATTCGTCATCGGATCGGGGAACCGTTTTGCCCATGCGGCATCGCTGGCCGTCGCCGAGGCGCCGGCCAAAGCTTACAATCCGCTGTTTTTATACGGTGGTGTAGGGCTGGGAAAAACGCATCTGATGCACGCTATCGGACACTATATTTTGGAGCACAATCCGGCCAGCAAGGTCGTTTATTTATCGTCGGAGAAGTTTACGAATGAATTCATTAATGCTATCCGGGACAACCGCGGGGAAAGTTTTCGGAATAAATATCGCAACATTGATATTCTGCTCATTGACGATATTCAATTCATTGCGGGTAAGGAATCGACGCAGGAGGAATTTTTCCACACGTTCAACGCGCTTCATGAGGAACGCAAGCAGATTATAATCTCAAGCGATCGGCCACCTAAAGAGATTCCAACGCTGGAAGAACGGCTACGCTCTCGCTTCGAGTGGGGACTCATAACGGATATCCAACCGCCGGATCTGGAAACGAGAATTGCTATTCTTCGTAAAAAGGCGCGGGCAGAAAACCTGGATATTCCCAATGAAGCCATGATGTATATCGCTAATCAAATCGATACAAACATCCGTGAGCTAGAAGGGGCGCTTATTCGCGTTGTCGCTTATTCCTCCTTAACCAATCAGGATGTATCAAGTCATCTCGCGGCTGAGGCGCTGAAGGATATTATCCCGTCCAGTCGACCAAAAATGATCACGATCCAGGATATACAGCACCAAGTCGGGGAATTTTACAATTTACGGCTGGAGGATTTTAAAGCGCGTAAACGGACGAAGGCTGTAGCTTTTCCACGACAGATTGCCATGTACCTGTCTCGTGAGTTAACCGATTATTCTTTGCCAAAAATCGGTGAAGCTTTCGGTGGGCGTGATCATACGACTGTCATTCATGCGCACGAAAAAATCTCCAAATCCATTCAAGTGGATCAGGATCTGTTTAAAGTTATCAACAACCTAATAGAAAAAATCAAAAATCCAACCTGA
- the dnaN gene encoding DNA polymerase III subunit beta: MKISILKNVLNEAIQHVSKAISSRTTIPILSGIKLDVNHQGVTLTASDTDISIQSFIPMEDGDQTVVQVEQPGSVVLPAKFFVEIIKKLPSQEIRMEVKDQFQTFISSGATEIQIVGLDPEEFPVLPNIEENQVISVPGDLLKNMIKQTVFSISTHETTPILTGVLWNLAEGELKFVATDRHRLATRSAHLETSEGLRFSNVVIAGKTLNELSRIIPDQNMLVDIVVADNQVLFKVDRVLFYSRILDGTYPDTSRIIPTSYKTELIVDTKSLSESIDRAYLLSREEKTNIVKMQSLENGGLEISSSSSELGKVREEVTVSKFEGEPLKISFNSKYMLDVLKVIDSEQLTIAFTGIMSPIILKPADSSNALYIILPYRTTN; encoded by the coding sequence ATGAAGATCAGCATTCTGAAAAACGTTTTGAACGAGGCTATACAACATGTATCCAAAGCGATATCAAGTCGAACTACGATTCCAATTCTGAGTGGTATTAAGCTGGATGTGAATCACCAGGGAGTAACGCTGACCGCCAGCGATACAGACATCTCGATTCAATCCTTTATTCCGATGGAGGATGGTGACCAAACTGTCGTTCAGGTTGAACAACCCGGTAGTGTGGTGCTGCCTGCCAAATTCTTTGTCGAAATTATCAAAAAGTTGCCTTCGCAGGAGATTCGTATGGAGGTAAAAGACCAATTCCAAACCTTTATCTCGTCCGGTGCAACTGAAATTCAGATTGTTGGCTTAGATCCTGAAGAATTCCCGGTGCTTCCCAACATTGAAGAAAATCAAGTCATCTCTGTGCCAGGAGATTTACTTAAAAATATGATTAAACAGACGGTGTTCTCCATTTCCACCCACGAAACGACACCGATTTTAACCGGCGTGTTGTGGAATCTGGCTGAGGGGGAACTGAAGTTTGTGGCAACGGACCGCCACCGCCTTGCCACCCGCAGCGCTCATTTGGAGACGTCTGAAGGCTTGCGCTTTAGCAATGTTGTCATTGCGGGCAAAACGCTGAATGAGCTGAGCAGAATTATTCCAGACCAAAATATGCTTGTGGATATCGTAGTAGCGGACAATCAGGTATTATTCAAAGTAGATCGGGTGCTATTTTATTCCCGCATCTTGGACGGCACCTATCCTGATACTTCTAGAATTATTCCGACCTCCTACAAAACAGAACTGATTGTGGATACAAAAAGTTTAAGTGAGTCAATTGACCGTGCTTATTTGCTGTCCCGTGAGGAAAAAACGAATATCGTAAAAATGCAGTCGCTGGAAAATGGCGGTTTGGAAATTTCCTCTAGTTCCTCTGAGCTTGGCAAAGTGCGTGAGGAAGTAACGGTGTCCAAATTTGAGGGGGAGCCGCTCAAAATTTCGTTCAACTCCAAATACATGCTTGACGTGCTGAAGGTGATTGACAGCGAGCAGCTGACGATTGCTTTTACCGGCATTATGAGTCCCATTATTTTAAAACCGGCAGATTCCAGCAATGCGCTATATATCATCCTGCCATATCGCACAACCAACTGA